One window of the Eschrichtius robustus isolate mEscRob2 chromosome X, mEscRob2.pri, whole genome shotgun sequence genome contains the following:
- the LOC137757453 gene encoding melanoma-associated antigen 10-like, which yields MSELRQPEADLQAPVQAQGPVEAQLFGAEGEEAASPSPSSSSSSYPEDVDPLHLDPLPLKVADLVAFLLLKYRTKELTSKAEMLNIVFRDHWDQFPVVFSEACECMQLVFGVDVKEVDPHERTYVLVPTLGLTCDAVLSDGQSMPKAGLLVMLLGLISLYGDRAPEAEVWGLLGNKGLCAGRQHCIHGEVREVLTKVWVQEGYLEFRQVPHSDPARYEFLWGPRAHAEASKWQVLEYLLRASGWDPRSFPSLCAEAVSDEEEGA from the exons ATGAGTGAGCTGCGCCAGCCTGAGGCAGACCTTCAGGCCCCAGTCCAGGCCCAGGGCCCGGTGGAGGCGCAGCTGTTCGGGGCTGAGGGGGAGGAGGCCGCATCCCCctcgccctcctcctcctcctcctcctacccT GAAGATGTGGATCCCTTGCACTTAGACCCACTACCACTGAAGGTGGCTGACCTGGTGGCATTCCTGCTCCTCAAGTATCGCACCAAGGAGCTGACCTCCAAGGCGGAGATGCTGAATATCGtcttcagagaccactgggaccaGTTCCCCGTGGTCTTCAGCGAAGCTTGCGAGTGCATGCAGCTGGTGTTTGGCGTGGACGTGAAGGAGGTGGACCCCCACGAGCGCACCTACGTCCTGGTCCCCACCCTGGGCCTCACCTGTGATGCAGTGCTGAGCGATGGGCAGAGCATGCCCAAGGCCGGCCTCCTGGTGATGCTCCTGGGCCTGATCTCCCTGTACGGTGACCGCGCCCCTGAGGCGGAGGTCTGGGGATTGCTTGGCAACAAGGGGCTGTGTGCTGGCAGGCAGCACTGCATCCATGGTGAGGTCAGGGAGGTGCTCACCAAAGTGTGGGTGCAGGAGGGCTACCTGGAGTTCCGTCAGGTGCCCCACAGCGACCCCGCCCGCTACGAGTTCCTGTGGGGTCCCCGGGCCCACGCGGAGGCCAGCAAGTGGCAGGTCCTGGAGTATCTGCTCAGGGCCAGTGGATGGGATCCCAGGTCCTTCCCATCCCTGTGTGCAGAGGCTGTGAGCGATGAGGAAGAGGGGGCCTGA